The region AAGCAGCGATTGCTGGGAATATAAGCAGACTAAATGTAGAGGGTTTGGGTGGGCTATTGGAGATAAAGCCTATCAGTTTGGATTAGATGGTCTGGAAGTTGGTCCTGCATTGGTTTGGGGAGATGTTCCCCCTTGGATTCTACCTCAGCCATAAAAATCTGAAGTATGTCTTGCCATTgtactcatttaccttgctgctttttccattgtaatattattgctagtcttttaatgacaacaaaatatatatgatttttactaacattttattataagcagatataaagccattcagaatgtatgacttttgaccctcagtcagggtaaaaagtacctcctccatcccctccaaccacactgttaaaatttaattgctgcctgtgaccaccatgtacatgtcatattaaacaacagctgcataTGTAGCggttgcactctgcgttgtgttgttatgagtcCGCCCATTCggtcccctcgggacgcaaactcacgatctccggcatgggagtcgaactcgctaaccagaaggctaaaacccagggctctggccttgtgaccagagcatccttttgagctgttgggagtgaagtttactaactacatctgcacagcgacacctatatatatatatatatatatatatatataatttttgtttCAGTATTTGTAtgtatgtgaacgcagcttaatgaaaagaacttatggcgttcaGTTatgtctcagtatatcgatattaaattgcgacataacgactttaaaatagacatttattttacataattacattaaggcgtTGATTTGgtgtaatcaaatcaaataaaatcaattttatttatatagcgccaaatcacaacaaacagttgccccaaggcgctttatagtgtaaggcaaaagccatacaataattacagaaaaaccccatcggtcaaaacgacctcctatgagcaagcacttggcgacagtgggaaggaaaactcccttttaacaggaagaaacctccagcagaaccaggctcagggaggggcagccttctgctgggactgtttcgggctgaggggagagaatcaggaaaaagacatactgtggagaggagcagagatcaatcactaatgattaaaagcagactggtgcatacagagcaaaaagaggtgaataaaaagaaacactgggtgcatcatgggaaccccccagcagtctaagtctatagcagcataactaaaggatggttcagggtcacctgatccaaccctaactataagcatttTCAAAaagtctccctaatccgaattgggagcttttccacaggagaagagcctgaaagctgaaggctctgtgttatatggctgggggggcctggctgcctttttgtttctgtcctttgcttctccttccaggtggtttgcatttggaactgagtggctgtgttgctgagtttatcaggacctcaccctgatcacctgcggctcatcaggactcacagctgtggtgcatctgcatggattggaacatggtggcatttaagactggagtgcacagtgtgtatttgccagagactcgaccttgtgaccagacgggtgagatcgtcgtctcggaagccatctcatcatcagtggatgcagagaacgtccgggtttgatgcacggtctgtgaaagaggagggggtgaggtctcacgctcgtcagcacacttcctgaggtacattagattttgtgactaacatttatacagtcagtaaatgtggtgtccctcacacctttttatattgagctgtatgttagtcatgtatcgacttccactgcagtggagttttgtgaactggatgttccatgcctgcaggttgggaagttgattagtaatcaagccaggaagtgtttgctgtttatgtacacctttaagtgttctctctgtgtgtagagtgtggactcacataatggttccttctttcacagactcggtttgttgcggccacctggggggtgtcggcggggtccttgagtccgaacagcttctggctccggaccgttagcgctgctgggagcgcaccacgccagaccgcactttgttttgtatttttatgtatcactgttatgtattaaattcagttagcctttgtaccgtgctctgcttatttcatactgggtccttcaaacgctggtcggttctccgagctgcgtccgacacataacactctgcctcccattctactcttacaaaccctaggaactacaaccctggcaataattatggaagcaccagcctctgaggatgttcattcagttgtttaattttgtagaaaaaaagcagatcacagacatggcacaaaactaaagtcatttcaaatggcagctttctggctttaagaaacactataagaaatcaggaaaaataattgtggcagtcagtaacggttgttCACAGtctgctgtgtctaaactctggaccaaatacaaacaacatgggaaggttgttaaaggcaaacatactggtagaccaaggaagacatcaaagcgtcaagacagaaaacttaaagcaatatgtctcaaaaatcgaaaatgcaaaacaaaacaaatgaggaacgaatgggaggaaactggagtcaacgtctgtgaccgaactgtaagaaaccgcctaaaggaaatgggatttacatacagaaaagctaaacgaaagccatcattaacacctaaacagaaaaaaacaaggttacaatgggctaagcaaaagcaatcgtggactgtggatgactggatgaaagtcatattcagtgatgaatctcgaatctgcattgggcaaggtgatgatgctggaacttttgtttggtgtcgttccaatgagatttataaagatgactgcctgaagagaacatgtaaatttccacagtcattgatgatatggggctgcatgtcaggtaaaggcactggggagatggctgtcattacatcatcaataaatgcacaagtttacattgatattttggacacttttcttatcccatcaactgaaaggatgtttggggatgatgaaatcatttttcaagatgataatgcatcttgccatagagcaaaaactgtgaaaacattccttgcaaaaagacacatagggtcaatgtcatggcctgcaaatagtccggatctgaatccaactgaaaatctttggtggaagttgaagaaaatggtccatgacaacgctccaacctgcaaagctgatctggcaacagcaatcagagaaagttggagccagattgatgaagagtactgtttgtcactcattaagtccatgcctcagagactgcaagctgttataaaagccagaggtggtgcaacaaaatactagtgatgtgttggagcattcttttgtttttcatgattccagaatttttttcctcagaattgagtgattccatattttttcccctctgcttggtctaaaaaagtaaccattactgactgccacaatttttttttttcctgatttcttatagtgtttcttaaagctagaaagttgccatttgaaatgactttagttttgtgtcatgtctgtgatctgctttttttctacaaaattaaacaactgaatgaacatcctccgaggccggtgattccataatttttgccaggggttgtacaaggttGTACTGACTGATCAGTAATGATTAGTAATACATGCTTTACTAATGACCTGTTTTATTTTCCTTCCAATGAGATGATTAATATGTTGTGACTGAAAAAAATTGGGCTACAACTGCAAATCGGGCTGAAATGGGGGATATCGGTTTGAATATCTGtccagtccagacacttatttggcagaaaaaaattccaTTATTTTTGGTCAGAATGGCTTTAATTTGGTAAAAGAAGCTGATTaatatatgttttgactgaaaaaaatggGTTACACCTGCAGACAACTGTTTAGACAACTATTTTCAGGTAAAACCTATAAGAGTCATATCACTGGACTAAATTAATGTCATTATAACCAAAAAACAAAGGAATTTCTTTTTCATCATAATAAGTGTCGAgactggacagatattcagacaTATATTTGCAACTTCAGCCCCATTTCCTGTTGTaacccaattttttttaaaaatcaaaaccTATATTAATCATCCCCTTGGATGAAGCAATGCCATTCtgacaaaataaattaataatttttcAGCCGATTAAGTGTCTGGACTGGACAGATATTTGCAATTTCTGTCAGACTTCCTGTGGATCCACTGGATGTCATtcatcaaaaaaaacaaaacaaaaaaaaaaacaagcctaaTATGTGCCTGAATCAGTTACTAGTAACCTGTCACCAACTTCACTCTGGTGAATATGTTCATCGAAAATAAAATATGCATTGACACTAACAACTGAGTGAAATATGACATGACAGCAACGTTCAAGTAAATCAGCCTCTGACCTCTTCTGACGAGTGTGTTTGCAGAAAGCAAAAACGCGTCAATTTCTGTCAGATTTATATGTAAAATATCAGTACTCTGACTCTTCGTCAGTCAACAAGGATGTAGTGTTCGGGTGTAAATAGTTTCAGTGGGTTGTTTGCTGCTTTTTAAGTATTTAAGACAGAAAAAGCACAGAGCAGTGCCTCCCGCGGCAGTCGTTCGGGGAGAGTTGAAGCTTTCTTTGACTAAATGCGGAAAGCTTCCGAGACCAACACAACGTGCACATGTACAGACACCGCTCCGCTGTCACTTCCGTTTGTTTATTGTACATACATGTTGGTCCAGGTgggaatttcatccatttattGTCGGAGAGAAAACACAAGTAACCCGACAAATCAGACTGCAGCGAGAAGCGGCGGGATGGATTGAGTCTCCACGGTTCTCATGGAGGCTTCAAGTACAGCCTCCTGCTCCGGAATCTCCAACAGTCCGTCAAACTCTCCTTGTGCTTTGCAACGTTCAGAGACGACAAATGGCAGAAGAAGCTCCAGCTGCCGCCGCTCCGGCTAAGGTTCCCAAGAAGAAGCCTGCCAAAGCCAAGAAGGTGGGCCCCAGCGTTAGCGACCTCATCGTTCAAACTGTGACGGCGTCCAAGGAGCGGAAAGGTGTGTCTTTAGCTGCCCTCAAAAACGCTCTGGCTGCCGGCGGCTACGACGTCAAGAAGAACAATGCTCGTGTCAAGGTGGCCGTCAAGAGTCTGGTGACTAAAGGCAAGCTTGTCCAGACCAAGGGCTCCGGGGCGTCCGGCTCATTCAAGTTGGGCAAAGACACCAAGTCTAAACCGGCTGCCAAGAAAAGTGCTCCCAAAGCTAAGAAGGCCGCCGCCAAGAAACCAGCAGCGGCCAAGAAACCCAAGaaagttgcagcaacaaaaaaGCCTGCGGCCGCTAAGAAGTCCCCGAAGAAGGTGAAGAAGCCTGCAGCGGCAAAGAAAGCAGCTAAGAGTCCCAAGAAGACACCCAAGAGTCAGAAGAAGGCCACGAAAAAGCCCGCTGCAGCCAAGAAAGCTCCAGCAAAGAAGGCCGTCAAACCCAAAACTAAGAAGGCAGCGCCCAAGAAAAAGTGAGCTGTCAATCATGTCCTACAAAAGGCTCTTTTAAGAGCCACCCACATTACTGTTTGAGGACACCAATCTGTGCGCCATCCACGCCAAGAGGGTCACCATCATGCCCAAAGACATTCAGCTGGCTTGCCGGATCAGAGGAGAGAGGGCTTAAAGTGTGCTGAGATAACCATAACCACACAAAACGGCTCTTTTAAGAGCCACAATGACATGAGAGTGTGTTCCTTTgtctgtatatattatatatatatgtttaata is a window of Thalassophryne amazonica chromosome 17, fThaAma1.1, whole genome shotgun sequence DNA encoding:
- the LOC117529006 gene encoding histone H1-like; translation: MAEEAPAAAAPAKVPKKKPAKAKKVGPSVSDLIVQTVTASKERKGVSLAALKNALAAGGYDVKKNNARVKVAVKSLVTKGKLVQTKGSGASGSFKLGKDTKSKPAAKKSAPKAKKAAAKKPAAAKKPKKVAATKKPAAAKKSPKKVKKPAAAKKAAKSPKKTPKSQKKATKKPAAAKKAPAKKAVKPKTKKAAPKKK